A window of the Vallitalea okinawensis genome harbors these coding sequences:
- the pyrF gene encoding orotidine-5'-phosphate decarboxylase, whose protein sequence is MIDKLIKRIDELNNPTVVGLDPRLDFIPHHIKDKYYATFGKNPIAAAKAIYEFNIKIIDKIHDIVPAVKPQIAMYEQFGAEGIKTYVNTIRYAKDKGMIVIGDIKRSDIASTAKAYSSGHIGEVAIEDTKHTIYKADFITLNPYLGIDSIEPYLEDCAEFDKGLFVLVKTSNPNSGQIQDLDVEGEKLYEKVGRLVEDWGSEYRGEYGYSDVGAVVGATHPEQGKRLREILPHTFFLVPGYGAQGATAKDLKGCFDEDGRGAIVNSSRGIIAAYTKDKYKEFGEIGFAKAARQACIDMREDLKGALSE, encoded by the coding sequence ATGATAGATAAACTGATTAAGAGAATTGATGAATTAAATAATCCTACAGTGGTTGGATTAGATCCACGTTTAGATTTTATACCACATCACATCAAAGATAAATACTATGCAACTTTCGGTAAAAATCCTATAGCAGCTGCCAAAGCAATTTATGAATTCAATATCAAAATTATTGATAAGATTCATGACATCGTACCTGCTGTAAAACCACAAATTGCTATGTACGAGCAGTTTGGTGCAGAAGGTATAAAAACATACGTCAACACCATTAGATATGCTAAAGACAAAGGAATGATCGTTATAGGCGATATCAAGAGAAGTGATATAGCCTCCACAGCAAAAGCCTATTCCAGTGGGCATATTGGAGAAGTGGCTATTGAAGATACTAAGCATACTATCTATAAAGCGGACTTCATAACCCTTAATCCTTATTTAGGTATAGACTCTATAGAACCATACTTAGAAGATTGTGCTGAATTTGATAAAGGGCTCTTCGTCCTAGTAAAAACATCTAATCCTAACAGCGGACAGATTCAAGATTTGGATGTAGAAGGCGAGAAACTTTACGAAAAAGTCGGCAGATTAGTTGAAGACTGGGGTAGTGAGTATAGAGGTGAATACGGTTATTCAGATGTAGGAGCAGTAGTAGGGGCGACCCATCCTGAACAAGGTAAAAGGCTAAGAGAAATCCTTCCACATACATTTTTCCTAGTACCGGGATACGGGGCTCAAGGAGCAACAGCAAAAGATTTGAAGGGCTGTTTTGATGAAGATGGAAGAGGAGCAATTGTTAACTCATCAAGAGGCATTATTGCAGCTTATACAAAAGATAAGTATAAAGAGTTTGGTGAAATAGGTTTTGCAAAAGCGGCAAGACAGGCTTGTATCGACATGAGGGAAGATCTTAAGGGGGCATTAAGTGAATGA
- a CDS encoding dihydroorotate dehydrogenase — MLNTKVNFLDIDFKNPIITASGTYNTQAYKEFMDLNKLGGVTLKGVAKEPWLGNNTPRIAEVYGGMLNAVGLQNPGIDYLIQDELEILKAYDTKVIVNIAGKTIEDYCEVVERLQTERVDLLELNISCPNVKEGGVAFGTDPKSAFEITKEVKKYCKQPLVVKLSPNVSNIKEIASAVEDAGADALSLINTLIGMKIDIHRKKPVLANKIGGFSGPAIKPVAIRMVYQVYDEVSIPIIGMGGVMTGEDAIEFMMAGASLVAVGTANLLNPSASVNIIEQIQAFMQKEGVKDIKELIGAAH, encoded by the coding sequence ATGCTTAATACAAAAGTTAATTTCCTTGATATAGATTTCAAAAATCCGATTATTACGGCATCTGGTACTTACAATACTCAAGCATATAAAGAGTTTATGGATCTCAATAAACTTGGTGGTGTTACATTGAAAGGTGTAGCTAAAGAACCATGGCTCGGCAATAATACACCAAGGATTGCTGAGGTATACGGTGGCATGTTAAATGCAGTAGGGCTTCAAAACCCCGGCATCGATTATCTAATACAAGATGAATTAGAAATCCTAAAAGCATATGATACCAAGGTGATTGTGAATATTGCAGGGAAAACCATAGAAGATTACTGTGAAGTGGTTGAAAGACTCCAAACAGAAAGAGTCGATTTATTAGAGTTAAATATATCTTGCCCTAATGTGAAAGAAGGGGGCGTAGCCTTCGGAACAGATCCAAAGTCAGCTTTTGAAATTACAAAGGAAGTTAAAAAATACTGTAAGCAACCTCTAGTGGTGAAGCTAAGTCCTAATGTCAGCAACATTAAGGAAATAGCATCAGCGGTTGAAGATGCGGGAGCAGATGCCCTGTCATTGATCAACACACTCATAGGTATGAAGATCGATATTCATAGGAAGAAACCAGTATTGGCTAATAAAATAGGTGGTTTTTCTGGACCTGCAATTAAGCCAGTAGCCATAAGGATGGTTTATCAAGTGTACGATGAAGTAAGTATTCCAATTATAGGGATGGGTGGTGTCATGACTGGTGAGGACGCCATTGAGTTCATGATGGCTGGTGCTTCATTGGTAGCTGTGGGAACGGCAAACTTACTAAATCCTAGTGCTTCAGTAAATATTATAGAGCAAATACAGGCTTTTATGCAAAAAGAAGGGGTTAAGGATATAAAGGAATTAATTGGGGCAGCACATTAA
- a CDS encoding dihydroorotate dehydrogenase electron transfer subunit codes for MCKSVNKTREIVKVQTQEEIAKDIYRIIIEAPHVAKEAKAGQFVNLYCQDGEKLLPRPISICEINKDEGIITLVYAVVGSGTKAFSQIKKGDTVSILGPLGNGFPMDSDEGINIIVGGGVGTPPLLQLVKELKGDNHVFLGFRSEPYLIQELKKYATVHVATDDGQVGYKGSAIDLLKESKIKGNRVYGCGPKPMLRALQEWALENNIEGYLSLEERMGCGFGACVGCVCKIKRDKGIQHKRVCHDGPVFTVQEVIFDA; via the coding sequence ATGTGTAAAAGTGTTAATAAAACACGAGAGATTGTAAAAGTCCAAACACAAGAAGAAATAGCTAAAGACATCTACCGTATTATTATAGAAGCACCTCATGTTGCAAAGGAAGCCAAAGCAGGTCAATTCGTTAATCTATACTGTCAGGATGGAGAAAAATTACTTCCAAGACCAATCAGTATTTGTGAAATTAATAAAGATGAAGGAATAATTACTTTAGTGTATGCAGTAGTTGGAAGCGGCACGAAGGCATTTAGTCAGATTAAGAAGGGTGATACCGTCAGTATCCTTGGTCCATTAGGAAATGGCTTTCCCATGGATAGTGATGAGGGAATCAATATAATAGTAGGTGGTGGTGTAGGTACACCTCCCCTACTCCAGCTAGTCAAAGAGCTAAAGGGTGATAACCATGTCTTCCTAGGTTTTAGAAGTGAACCCTATCTTATTCAAGAATTAAAGAAATATGCTACAGTCCATGTGGCAACAGATGATGGTCAGGTGGGGTATAAAGGATCTGCCATCGATCTACTTAAAGAGAGTAAGATTAAAGGTAATAGAGTATATGGATGCGGACCAAAACCTATGCTGAGAGCGTTGCAGGAATGGGCTCTTGAAAACAATATTGAAGGTTATCTATCTTTAGAAGAAAGAATGGGATGTGGTTTTGGAGCCTGCGTAGGTTGTGTATGTAAAATAAAAAGAGACAAGGGTATCCAGCATAAAAGAGTTTGCCATGACGGACCTGTCTTCACCGTACAGGAGGTGATCTTTGATGCTTAA
- the carB gene encoding carbamoyl-phosphate synthase large subunit, with protein MPKREDIKKVLVIGSGPIIIGQAAEFDYSGTQACQALREEGIETVLVNSNPATIMTDKEVADKVYIEPLTIEFLEKVIKEEKPDSLIAGMGGQTGLNLAVELYDKGILEKYGVKVIGTQIDAIKEGEDREDFKKLMVRINQPIVKSEIVTSMEEGVKFAEQIGYPVVVRPAYTLGGSGGGIADDREELKQILASGLQLSRVGQVLLEKSIKGWKEVEYEVMRDSYGNCITVCNMENIDPVGVHTGDSIVIAPSQTLSDVEYQMLRKASLDIIDAIGIEGGCNVQLALDPESFDYIVIEINPRVSRSSALASKATGYPIAKVAAKIALGYGLDEIKNAVTGKTYACFEPTLDYCVIKIPKWPFDKFRRAKKTLGTKMMATGEVMAIGNNFESAFLKAVRSLEIKQYSLLHDKATKRSIDELRKRVVVPDDERIFDLAEMLRRGYRVDKVCKITGMDPFFVNKIKGIVDEEEILRNSSIEDLDAEKLRFLKKKGFSDKAIATLVGVSPKDIYNLRKLYKIEAVYKMVDTCGGEFEAVSPYYYSTYDEYDEVEVSDKKKVMVIGSGPIRIGQGIEFDYCSVHSIIALRKAGIETIIVNNNPETVSTDFDIADKLYFEPLTEEDVYNIIVKEKPEGVILQFGGQTAIKLASFLDEMNVPVLGTKPEKIDEAEDREKFDALMEKLEIKRPKGKAVWSVNEGIEAAEALGYPLLVRPSYVLGGQGMEITYNEVELKRYLEDAFDRDSKNPVLIDMYLVGKEIEVDAICDGKDILIPGIMEHLERAGVHSGDSISIYPSISITKDIKEKIKEATEKVAKALDVIGMINIQFVVYKDDLYIIEVNPRSSRTVPYISKVAGVPMIDLATRVMLGEQLSDLKYGTGIYQEAKKTAIKVPVFSTQKLPDVEVSLGPEMKSTGEVLGVGETFIEALYKGFLGADIKLPSKEGTILVTIKPYDQEEFLPLAKELAAMGYKFMATEGTAKALEEVGVEVGRVKKISEGVPNILDIIRSGMIDLVINTPTKANDAKRDGFRIRRTAIEATVPVLTSLDTVRGMIDILKADMKLEDMKIYNLGEEVSHV; from the coding sequence ATGCCTAAAAGAGAAGACATTAAGAAGGTTCTAGTTATTGGTTCAGGTCCTATAATTATTGGGCAAGCAGCAGAATTTGATTACTCAGGAACACAAGCTTGCCAAGCATTAAGAGAAGAAGGAATAGAAACAGTTCTTGTGAATTCCAATCCAGCAACGATTATGACTGATAAAGAAGTAGCAGATAAGGTTTATATAGAGCCCCTTACAATAGAATTTCTTGAAAAAGTTATTAAAGAAGAAAAGCCAGATAGCCTAATAGCTGGTATGGGTGGACAAACAGGACTAAATCTTGCTGTAGAATTATATGATAAAGGAATCCTTGAAAAGTATGGTGTGAAGGTCATAGGTACACAGATAGATGCCATCAAAGAGGGTGAAGATAGAGAAGATTTTAAGAAACTCATGGTAAGAATTAATCAACCTATTGTCAAAAGTGAGATTGTAACATCCATGGAAGAAGGGGTAAAATTTGCAGAGCAAATAGGTTACCCTGTAGTTGTAAGACCTGCCTATACACTAGGTGGAAGTGGTGGCGGTATTGCTGATGATAGAGAAGAACTCAAGCAGATCTTAGCAAGCGGGCTTCAACTGAGTAGAGTAGGTCAAGTCTTACTAGAAAAGAGTATTAAAGGTTGGAAAGAAGTCGAATACGAAGTCATGCGAGATAGCTATGGTAACTGTATCACTGTCTGTAACATGGAAAACATTGATCCCGTAGGTGTTCATACAGGTGATAGTATAGTTATAGCCCCATCTCAAACCCTATCTGATGTTGAATATCAAATGCTTAGAAAAGCGTCACTAGATATTATAGATGCCATAGGTATTGAAGGTGGTTGTAACGTACAATTAGCCCTTGACCCAGAAAGTTTTGATTACATCGTTATTGAGATTAACCCAAGAGTGAGTCGCTCATCAGCATTAGCTTCAAAAGCTACAGGATATCCCATAGCCAAAGTAGCTGCAAAAATTGCACTTGGTTATGGATTAGATGAAATTAAAAACGCTGTAACAGGTAAAACTTATGCGTGCTTTGAACCAACTTTGGATTACTGTGTCATAAAGATACCTAAATGGCCCTTTGATAAATTTAGAAGAGCTAAAAAAACACTAGGGACAAAGATGATGGCAACTGGTGAAGTTATGGCTATAGGTAATAATTTCGAGTCAGCCTTCTTAAAAGCCGTCCGATCCCTTGAAATTAAGCAATACTCCTTATTACATGATAAGGCTACTAAGAGATCCATTGACGAGCTTAGAAAAAGAGTAGTTGTGCCAGATGATGAACGAATATTTGACCTAGCAGAAATGCTGAGACGAGGTTATCGAGTTGATAAAGTATGCAAAATAACAGGTATGGATCCTTTCTTTGTCAATAAAATCAAGGGGATTGTTGATGAGGAAGAAATATTAAGAAACTCTAGTATTGAGGACTTAGATGCAGAAAAACTTAGATTCTTAAAAAAGAAAGGATTCTCAGATAAAGCCATCGCTACTTTAGTTGGTGTTAGTCCAAAAGATATTTATAATCTTAGAAAACTTTATAAAATTGAAGCAGTGTATAAAATGGTTGATACATGCGGTGGAGAGTTTGAAGCTGTATCACCTTATTACTACTCCACCTACGATGAGTATGATGAGGTGGAAGTAAGTGATAAAAAGAAAGTGATGGTCATAGGTTCAGGTCCTATCAGAATTGGTCAAGGAATCGAATTTGATTACTGTTCAGTACACAGCATCATAGCATTAAGAAAAGCAGGTATAGAAACCATTATCGTCAATAATAATCCAGAAACAGTGAGTACAGACTTTGATATAGCGGATAAACTTTACTTTGAGCCACTAACAGAAGAAGATGTTTATAATATTATAGTAAAAGAGAAACCAGAAGGTGTCATCCTGCAGTTTGGCGGTCAGACAGCTATCAAATTAGCAAGTTTCTTAGATGAGATGAATGTACCAGTACTTGGAACCAAACCTGAGAAAATTGATGAAGCAGAAGACAGGGAAAAATTTGATGCCTTAATGGAGAAGTTAGAGATTAAGCGACCTAAAGGTAAAGCGGTTTGGTCTGTGAATGAAGGTATCGAAGCCGCTGAAGCGCTTGGATATCCACTACTGGTAAGACCATCCTACGTCCTAGGTGGTCAGGGAATGGAAATCACCTATAATGAAGTAGAATTAAAGCGCTACTTAGAAGATGCATTTGATAGGGATAGTAAGAATCCAGTATTAATTGATATGTACCTAGTTGGAAAAGAGATAGAGGTAGACGCCATTTGTGACGGCAAAGACATACTTATACCTGGGATTATGGAACATCTAGAAAGAGCAGGGGTCCATTCGGGTGATAGTATATCTATATATCCTTCCATTAGCATAACCAAGGATATTAAAGAGAAGATTAAAGAAGCCACAGAAAAAGTAGCAAAAGCGCTAGATGTTATAGGGATGATCAATATTCAGTTTGTCGTCTACAAGGATGATTTATACATCATTGAAGTGAATCCAAGATCATCAAGAACAGTACCTTATATCAGTAAAGTAGCAGGAGTCCCTATGATCGATTTAGCAACAAGGGTAATGCTAGGAGAGCAGCTAAGTGACCTAAAGTACGGAACAGGTATCTATCAAGAAGCGAAGAAAACTGCCATTAAAGTTCCAGTATTCTCAACACAAAAGCTACCAGATGTTGAAGTTAGCCTTGGACCTGAAATGAAATCAACTGGAGAAGTCTTAGGGGTTGGTGAGACTTTCATAGAAGCTCTATACAAAGGTTTCTTAGGAGCAGATATCAAACTACCAAGTAAAGAAGGAACCATATTGGTTACAATAAAACCTTATGATCAAGAAGAATTTTTGCCATTAGCTAAGGAATTAGCAGCGATGGGGTATAAGTTCATGGCAACAGAGGGGACAGCAAAGGCTTTAGAAGAAGTTGGTGTAGAAGTTGGAAGGGTAAAGAAAATCAGTGAAGGAGTACCCAACATTCTGGATATCATAAGAAGTGGTATGATTGACTTGGTGATTAATACACCTACAAAAGCCAACGATGCTAAACGAGATGGGTTTAGAATTAGAAGAACGGCTATTGAAGCCACTGTACCTGTACTGACATCACTGGATACAGTAAGAGGTATGATTGATATCTTAAAGGCAGATATGAAACTAGAAGATATGAAGATCTATAATCTTGGTGAGGAGGTCTCCCATGTGTAA
- a CDS encoding dihydroorotase: protein MKLLIKKGRVINPANDLDGIFDLLISQGKVKEIGENLDAKADQVIDAKGKWVVPGFVDLHVHLREPGFEYKETIESGCKAAAAGGYTTICAMPNTRPVVDNEKVVEYIQQKASTSKVNVLVIGAITKGQEGKELADVESMTRAGVCGLSEDGKTVKSSVLMKKAMLESKKFDLTIMCHCEDEELAGKGVINHGDKANALELKGIPNESEDIIVARDLMLAKHTGAKVHICHVSTAGAVKQIDIAKEEGVEATAEVTPHHFTLTEEDIKEHDTDYKMNPPLRKSEDRLALIRGLKNGSIDVIATDHAPHHMNDKNSTMNEAAFGIIGLETALPLSITELVEQGYLSPVELIEKMSLNPSRVLGIQKGDISEGQVADIAIIDPKESYIIDKNMMASKSKNTPFHGRKVNGKVKYTIAEGHIIYSDNHE from the coding sequence ATGAAATTGTTAATAAAAAAAGGGCGAGTTATCAACCCAGCCAATGATTTAGATGGCATCTTTGATCTACTCATCAGCCAAGGAAAAGTTAAAGAAATAGGTGAGAATTTAGATGCAAAGGCTGATCAAGTCATTGACGCCAAAGGTAAGTGGGTAGTTCCAGGTTTTGTTGACTTGCATGTCCATCTACGAGAACCGGGTTTTGAGTACAAAGAAACTATTGAATCAGGTTGTAAGGCAGCAGCTGCAGGTGGCTATACGACTATATGCGCCATGCCAAATACTCGCCCAGTTGTTGACAATGAAAAAGTTGTTGAGTATATACAGCAAAAAGCATCCACTTCAAAAGTGAATGTGCTTGTTATAGGAGCTATAACAAAAGGGCAAGAAGGTAAAGAACTGGCTGATGTTGAATCAATGACCCGAGCAGGTGTATGTGGACTGAGCGAAGATGGTAAAACGGTGAAGAGTTCTGTCTTAATGAAAAAAGCGATGTTGGAAAGCAAAAAATTTGATTTAACCATCATGTGTCACTGCGAAGATGAAGAGCTTGCCGGTAAAGGAGTCATTAACCATGGTGATAAAGCAAATGCACTAGAGCTTAAGGGGATACCTAATGAATCAGAAGACATCATTGTAGCAAGAGACCTGATGCTAGCTAAACATACTGGTGCAAAAGTTCATATCTGCCATGTGAGCACAGCAGGAGCAGTTAAACAGATTGATATAGCTAAAGAAGAAGGTGTTGAAGCTACAGCAGAAGTAACACCCCACCATTTCACACTTACAGAAGAAGATATTAAAGAGCATGATACAGATTATAAAATGAATCCCCCTTTACGCAAAAGTGAAGACAGATTAGCCTTGATCAGGGGACTGAAAAATGGAAGTATTGATGTTATAGCTACTGATCATGCACCCCACCATATGAATGATAAAAACAGCACGATGAATGAAGCTGCTTTTGGAATCATCGGGTTAGAGACGGCTCTACCGCTGAGTATAACAGAGCTTGTTGAACAGGGATACTTATCACCAGTAGAATTGATCGAAAAAATGAGTTTAAATCCTTCAAGAGTACTGGGAATCCAGAAGGGGGATATCAGTGAAGGTCAGGTGGCAGACATCGCCATAATTGATCCAAAAGAATCTTACATCATTGATAAAAACATGATGGCTTCTAAGAGTAAAAATACACCTTTTCATGGTAGAAAAGTGAATGGAAAAGTAAAATATACCATCGCAGAAGGGCACATTATCTATAGCGATAATCATGAGTAA
- a CDS encoding carbamoyl phosphate synthase small subunit, with amino-acid sequence MRAKLILENGAIFEGNAFGHIRETVGEVVFNTGMTGYQEVLTDPSYYGQIVTMTYPLVGNYGINLDDMESKSAKVKGFIVREKSDMPSNFRCEFELDTYLKKNRIIGLEGIDTRALTKMIRTEGTLRGIITVRELSDAQVEQNIKSYHNTTAVRHVTRDEREVYKPAGDVLKHIAVMDFGIKENIIGSFLKRGCKLTIYPAYTEPMEILEADPDAIFLSNGPGDPKDLGLIIENIKYLIDKKPLLGICLGHQLLALALGGDTEKLKFGHRGVNHPVKDLKTGKVLITSQNHGYVVKQENLPKEVEVTHINLNDQTVEGMKHKELPIYSIQFHPEACPGPYDAAPIFDEFIETI; translated from the coding sequence ATGAGAGCTAAACTGATACTAGAGAACGGAGCAATATTCGAAGGCAATGCATTTGGTCACATTAGAGAAACAGTAGGGGAAGTTGTATTTAATACAGGCATGACTGGTTATCAGGAAGTTCTTACGGATCCATCTTATTATGGACAGATTGTTACAATGACTTATCCGCTCGTTGGGAATTACGGCATTAACTTAGACGATATGGAATCAAAATCAGCAAAAGTGAAAGGTTTCATTGTTAGAGAGAAAAGTGATATGCCAAGTAATTTCAGATGTGAGTTTGAACTAGATACTTACTTGAAGAAGAATCGGATCATTGGCTTAGAAGGAATTGATACAAGGGCTCTTACCAAGATGATTAGAACAGAAGGAACACTGCGAGGAATCATAACAGTTAGAGAGCTAAGCGATGCTCAAGTTGAGCAAAATATAAAATCTTACCACAATACAACAGCGGTCAGACATGTAACAAGAGATGAAAGAGAAGTCTATAAGCCTGCTGGAGATGTGCTTAAGCATATAGCAGTCATGGACTTTGGAATAAAAGAAAATATTATAGGCTCTTTTCTCAAAAGAGGGTGTAAGCTCACCATATATCCAGCCTACACAGAGCCAATGGAAATACTAGAGGCTGATCCAGATGCAATTTTTCTGTCAAACGGACCAGGAGACCCGAAGGACTTGGGTCTGATTATAGAGAATATCAAGTATCTCATTGACAAAAAACCTTTATTAGGCATCTGTTTAGGTCATCAATTACTAGCACTTGCATTAGGCGGAGATACAGAAAAATTAAAGTTTGGTCATCGAGGTGTTAACCATCCTGTCAAAGATTTAAAAACAGGGAAGGTGCTGATCACATCACAGAATCATGGTTATGTTGTTAAACAGGAAAACTTACCTAAAGAGGTAGAAGTTACGCATATTAATCTGAATGACCAAACAGTTGAGGGGATGAAACATAAAGAGCTCCCAATCTACAGCATTCAGTTTCATCCAGAAGCTTGTCCAGGTCCCTATGATGCAGCACCGATTTTTGATGAGTTCATAGAAACAATATAA
- a CDS encoding sensor domain-containing diguanylate cyclase/phosphohydrolase, which translates to MSDENRLTINCTRNDLKLFTVKKNIFIIDMTNYMVTSHNRQLLNPVHIDQFFFEGLNDLVEAAIFKYLMYKNTIKRTIIFIDDFDNSISMRMVLKKYRKNNVALLFDQINQPNKKPLTTDYSDSINLIDIPLMAISHQNEIITVNKAASELFQCPIRDIIGKKFEDLLQSADNQKHTYVKNQRDSHYFFINGNGEKKIIHVNDTASSYPMFDRVLLLEDVTKEYAYDIKLDYLSKHDKLTGVYNRGYFEEHFSVLDDEKFLPLGIMVIDINGLKILNDVFGHEEGDQLLRTASNVLEQCCGQEAVIGRTGGDEFIILLPNAPQKKLDEIKEQISRQCEKQKEVSIGVSMSIGLETKKYPYQNLDKKIKIAEEKMYKEKLQKSNQIKNKILEYLKQSLNEGTHETFEHNMRIRQLAYEVGKELNLSDAEIENLGLLALFHDIGKIRIPNEILNKEEKLTPKEWELIKTHAEAGYRIALAMPTLAPLAAAILHHHEHYDGSGYPDGLKGEDIPYYSRIIAVVDAYDAMTHSRSYQKLKSPMEALDELIACAGTQFDPSIVRVFVQIMKIKI; encoded by the coding sequence ATGTCTGATGAAAACCGATTGACAATTAATTGTACCAGAAATGACTTAAAGTTATTTACTGTGAAAAAAAATATATTTATAATTGACATGACTAATTACATGGTGACAAGCCATAATCGTCAATTGTTAAATCCTGTACATATAGACCAATTCTTTTTTGAAGGTTTGAATGATTTAGTTGAAGCAGCAATTTTTAAGTACTTAATGTATAAAAATACCATTAAACGGACGATTATTTTTATTGACGATTTTGACAACAGCATATCTATGAGAATGGTATTAAAAAAATATAGAAAAAATAATGTTGCACTTTTGTTTGACCAAATCAACCAACCTAATAAAAAGCCTTTAACAACGGATTATTCTGACAGTATTAACTTGATTGACATACCATTAATGGCGATCAGTCATCAGAATGAAATTATTACTGTCAATAAAGCAGCTTCTGAGTTGTTTCAGTGTCCCATAAGGGACATCATAGGAAAGAAGTTCGAAGACCTCCTACAATCAGCGGATAATCAAAAGCATACCTATGTTAAGAACCAACGTGACAGTCACTATTTTTTTATTAATGGTAATGGTGAAAAAAAGATTATACATGTCAATGATACGGCATCGTCCTATCCGATGTTTGATAGAGTGCTTTTATTAGAAGATGTTACAAAAGAATATGCTTATGACATTAAGTTAGATTATTTAAGTAAACATGATAAATTAACGGGCGTATATAATAGAGGTTACTTTGAAGAACATTTTTCAGTATTAGATGATGAAAAGTTCCTACCATTAGGTATAATGGTTATTGATATCAATGGACTTAAAATATTGAATGATGTGTTTGGCCATGAGGAGGGAGACCAACTTCTTAGAACTGCCAGCAATGTTTTAGAGCAGTGTTGTGGACAAGAAGCAGTTATTGGTCGTACTGGTGGTGATGAGTTCATTATTCTTTTACCTAATGCACCTCAAAAGAAACTAGACGAAATAAAAGAACAAATTAGTAGACAATGTGAAAAGCAGAAAGAGGTGTCTATTGGTGTAAGTATGTCCATTGGATTAGAAACAAAGAAATACCCTTATCAGAATCTGGATAAGAAGATTAAGATAGCTGAAGAAAAAATGTACAAAGAAAAGCTTCAAAAAAGTAATCAAATAAAAAATAAGATTTTAGAGTATTTAAAACAATCTCTTAATGAAGGAACCCATGAAACTTTCGAGCACAATATGAGGATACGTCAGCTAGCTTATGAAGTAGGGAAAGAACTTAATTTATCAGATGCTGAGATTGAAAATTTAGGGTTATTAGCCCTTTTCCACGATATAGGTAAAATTAGAATTCCAAATGAAATATTGAATAAAGAAGAAAAATTAACACCAAAAGAATGGGAGCTTATAAAAACCCATGCTGAGGCAGGGTATCGTATCGCGTTAGCTATGCCAACATTAGCCCCCCTGGCGGCGGCCATTCTTCATCATCACGAACATTATGATGGCTCAGGATACCCTGATGGTCTTAAAGGGGAAGATATACCATATTATTCGCGTATTATAGCTGTAGTTGATGCCTATGATGCCATGACACATAGTCGCTCTTATCAAAAGCTTAAATCACCAATGGAAGCACTAGATGAACTTATAGCATGTGCTGGTACCCAATTCGATCCCAGTATAGTGAGAGTTTTTGTACAAATAATGAAGATTAAAATTTAA